A segment of the Leptospira barantonii genome:
TAGACGAGGAAGAAGGCGGGCTCCCCGCCGCCGAGGGTGGCGGTGGTACGTCGCCCATTATCAAATGGCTTCTTTATGTAGCCGGAGCCATATTCGGAATTATCATCGTCGCGATCATCGCGATGGTAGTCGCGAAACAAACAGCGACGAGTACGTTTAAACAGATGAAGAACGTAGCGTTGGTAAAACCTCCTCCGCCGTTGGCCAACTATAACTTTACGGAAGAATTTAGAATCAACACTTCGGACAAAGGCGAGGCTCACTTCGTGAAAATGAAACTCGCGTTCGGGATCGCCAAGGAAGATCAAACCTTATCCGCCGAATTAGCGGAAAGAAACGCGCAGATGCGGGATTTGATCAACCTG
Coding sequences within it:
- a CDS encoding flagellar basal body-associated FliL family protein; this translates as MGDAEIDEEEGGLPAAEGGGGTSPIIKWLLYVAGAIFGIIIVAIIAMVVAKQTATSTFKQMKNVALVKPPPPLANYNFTEEFRINTSDKGEAHFVKMKLAFGIAKEDQTLSAELAERNAQMRDLINLIVGRKSKDELINIEDQLDLREEIKAQVNHILTEGKIQEVYFTEFIVN